Proteins from a single region of Manis javanica isolate MJ-LG chromosome 5, MJ_LKY, whole genome shotgun sequence:
- the PET117 gene encoding protein PET117 homolog, mitochondrial: protein MSRSSKAVLGLSVVLTAATVAGVHRRQRQDRQRLHDGVIRDIERQNRKKENIRLLGEQIILTEQLEAERGKTLLAKGSLKR from the exons ATGTCGAGGAGCTCGAAGGCGGTGCTGGGTTTGTCGGTGGTGCTGACAGCGGCCACCGTGGCCGGCGTGCACCGGAGGCAGCGGCAGGACCGGCAG AGGCTTCATGACGGAGTGATCAGAGACATTGAGAGGCAAAAtcggaaaaaagaaaacattcgtCTTTTGGGAGAACAGATTATTTTGACTGAGCAACTTGAAGCAGAAAGAGGGAAGACATTATTGGCAAAAGGATCTCTAAAACGTTGA